One Argentina anserina chromosome 6, drPotAnse1.1, whole genome shotgun sequence genomic window, CAGCTTTGTGGCCTTCAGCAACTTTTGAAGTGGTTTCTCTTTTGGATATTTGGTACTTGCTAGCTCAAGAGATGTGATTATATTTGTAGTTAGCTTGTGTGGCTTGCTTTCATATTGGTTAGATTGAAAATATGGCTAGCTCAAAAGTCTGTTTCTTTCGTCTAAAAAAATTGGCTTGTGAGTTCTCTTGTTCAACTAAAACTTCAGGCCGTCTCCCTCTGAAATTTAATTCAAAAGAGCTCAAATCTGAGAGGCAGATAAAGTGTGTTTGTGTGTTTGGGTTTACGGTGTGGGAAGTCCTCTCTGGAGCTACAGATTCTAGAAATCTGTGTTTGGGTTTACGGTGGGTTTCACGCAATTATGTTAATATCATGAAAGTAGAAAGCCTGTAATCTGAAAGGTAAGTTAAACTAAATCCTTTTTAGAAGTCCTGTAATCTGCAATGTAAGATATCCCAGTGTCCTGTAATTTATACAAATTTAGAAGTAGGAAAAAATCAGTCATACATCTCAGATCCTTTTAGGGATCCTTTTCTGTTTAGAACTCACATTTGGAACTCTTCCCCCACCCCACCTTCTTGTCAGATGGTGTGAAGATTTGTGACTTTTACAATATATGTGTATCCTCTTTTTGCTGTCCATTATTTtcccaagtttttttttttggattaatttcagtttacttCCTTAAATTTTAGTCGTAAAATCAGTTCAccctttaaatttttattttaatcagtttCCCCCTTATACTTTGAATATACATCAAATTAGaacaaaattcagatttttatatgaattatatgGGTAATGATGTTACGAAATCCAATTTCAAAGTTTCAGTTTTGTTGTAAAATTGCTAGAAATTATGTTTTGatcttgcatatatgatttaaAACCTTGTTttcatagttttttttatcgaAATGTAACCGATCATAATCAAAATTAGAGAGAAAAACTAAAATTTCGTCCTAAGTTGATGATCATTCAAAGTATAAGGGGGATACTGATTATATTCAAAGTTTAAGGAGTGAACTGATTTTGCACCTAAAATTTAGGGgggtaaactgaaattaaatttttttatcatgaAAGTTCATAAGCTAATTGGGATGCTGAGTTTAATATTGAAGCTTAAGTTTTAATTATTATGGCTTATTCATGCATGCATCTGTTGGTGCACATGTATCTGTTAATTTCTATACATACAGCACAGCATATGCCTGAGGAAAGGATTTGTTGTTAGTAAAGTGTAGATATTCAGTGAGCTCATTAGTTGTTAAAAGTTTGGTATGGCTCTTTCCATCCTTCATTTTTGTCTTCATCTGAATATCCTTGCTGCCCCCATTCTCCCTGCAGTAATTGCATTTAATTTTCCAGTACTTAAAATTATGTTAAGTAGAGTTCAGAAGTTGCCAATTGACCTCATTCATTTTGAGCTTGACATGAATTACTATCACATATACTTTTAAAGTTTCATTAAAACAATGGAAATTTGTAGGTAGTGATAGGGTATCTGAAGCCTTAGGTGACCTGAGACTTTTTCCATGTTGAGCgtgtaaaattatttaaaaaagtttcattcaattaCTAAGCACCATGCAATGTAGAGGTTGTCCTTCATTAATCATTTTGTAATGAATGCAATTCATAATTTCACATAAAAATTGTAGCTCGCTGTCTTTAGCTTTTCCTCATGATAATTGTTCAGTGTATGAAGTGTCATAATTTTAGTAATTCAAAATCCTTTCATGCAAGAGTTTGAGTGTTTTTATAATCAATCGCTGCATGCGAACTGCTACTTTGAATATCCACTCCGAAGCACCAGGAGTTCAATTAGTGAGGAGTCCCACTTACTTGGATTCTGGATACTCTGACAGGTCATGACACAGCTCTGACACTACTACAGCTATatggaaaattttaaaaaaatttatctgCAACAAAATTCCAACATAATTGGTCTGCAATATTAAAAATTTTGGCATTCGTTTTCCTTGTGATGGACCTGGAGGGGGGATTGTAAAATCTCATAATTTGGCTCAtgtttaaaatttttttttttgtcattcgaaaaatgaatttatcaCAATACTCAGGTCCATATCAGACACGCCTCAGAATTCACTCCCATAATTTTCATCAGGTATGTGTAGTATCATTATTGGTAACTTTGATATACTAGATCAATGTTCAAAGATGTCGTTTCGTTGAAGGACAAGGAGAACTCCAGGAATGGAGACGTCGAATAGAGATTTGGTTCGCTTTGAAATCTGATATCTCCTCTGTTAATTCAGATGACGATGTCACCTCTGATATCTCCTCTATTAACTCTTGGGCGTTAGAAGTCATCGTGTAGATAAAGACAACATACTCATGCAGTATGACGATCAAAATATGTAGttacgttcttcatcaaaagcTGAGTGGTCGAAAGGGAAGAGAGCGGAGTCAGCAGTAACCAAATTCTTTATGCATAGCTGAGTCATTAACTCCAAGGACACTAGaattcaaagatgttgaagctaaacTTTATACTGCTTTCCTTATGTTAGATTTGTCAAATTATATTAGCAGAAGACCAGATTCTGCATATATGGGTGATCACCTTGTTCACTGATACAATTAATGATCTACAATTATGAACTTTTCCAGTGTATTTCAATAATGTGTGAAAGTTGCTTTTAGAATGGCAGCTCTTATCTTGAAGCAGTACCTGATTGTTTTGATTGATTCAAGTGTACATCATTGATACGTGTCTTATGTATGAGCAGGAGCTAGGTACCAAAAGGTGTACTTAAACTTTCCATCTCAACCAATTGAAACGAATGTCAGTTTGCTAATGTTGCTGACCCTTGGGCTTTGAATCTTCAGAATAGTTTAGATGTTATTTTTGACCCCTTGTTGATTGTCCATGTTGTGTGAACCATTCACTTTAATGTAAGCCCCCAGTTTTCATGAATACTTACTGTATTTTATCAACAACAGCAATGTCACCATTGTCTATGGAACCCCCTGCCCTTGTTTCCCCAAGTTCACAGTACGTAGAGAATTATTGCAGGGCTTGTATGAGAtgaataattgtttgttagccAAAGTACATTACAAGTCCTGGAGTTGATCCATATGCAACTATTGATAAATTTTTCTTTAGCAAGTATAACAGTCTTAGAAGGACGTGGTAAAATTTCGGAAATATAACAGATGAACCATCTGTCTTTGGATCATTAACCACTGTCATGAAGAAGTCAGAACGATCTTTTGATCATTTTGATTTGGCTTTGGGTGAAAGCAATGACTACTGGTGCATATTCCTGGGCAGCCGGAACATTTAGGAATTTGCTGCAACATCTTTTCTGTTCTTGGGTTGTTTGCAGCACGTTGTGAACTTGTCTGAGTGTATTGTGGGACAGCAAATTCATGGATTGAAGGTTGCCATTCTATTTGATAGTCGAGATTTGGCACTGAAGCAAAAATTGAAACGTTTTGGGTCTGATGCTGCTGTTACCAGAACAATAAAGAGACAGATGAATATATATGTCCAAAATAAGAATGAAGATGGAGTAGCTGTAGACGAGGGAAGGTAGATAAGGCATACGAGTTAGAAGGGATGTGTGTTCAGCAAATATGAAGCTGTTCATGGAAGTGGTTATGCACCTTTTACAATTGTGTAGCTCTTCTTCCATGATGAGGTATTGCAGagtgagaaagaaaagagtCCGAATTCGAAGGTGTTAGATCCTCCCTCGATCTACAGTTATGTTTTGCTTCTTAGGAAAGAATTTGCATTATTAAACGTTCTATCATCAAATCAGGCCTAGTTCTTGTCTAGTTGGGTGTGGTCGCACGGTCATAaagttttctgggtttttgttaaaattgtCATTTCCCCCTATAAATATTGTCAGGTACTTTGCTGCATTGTGGTTACCCTAGGACtccaaataataataaaaagagaatgttcaaaataaaaaaaggacCGAAGGAGATCGGTCCCAGAAATATACAAAACAGAAGTAAGGCACATAATAGGGCGACAATAACCATATCAAGAATGTCTTAtagaaagaataaaaaataaatagaaaaccaAACTCTAAGGTCTATGGTCTTCTTATACTACAATCGTATCTCTACACcaaataatttgaatttcttgCAACAGTCCGATGTTACTGCCGGAGCTAGTGGCTGGTCTggcaagtttttcttgatgTTGGTCATATTCATCATCGCATTACTTTGCTTTCGCCTTGGATTTTCATTAGTACCAGTAAGCAGCTTCAGCTCCTTCAATTGTTGCCATGCactgtattttcttttgtttacaTTCCATTCTGATGATTTGTCGTTCTTACGCAGTCTACAAATCACATAGTCTAATTCAGAATCTAGAAGACTATACTCATCCAAATACCAATGACCATGGTGCTTGGAACTTTTGCTCTCATATCGCAATTTCCTCCGTCGGCCTATATCCTTTTGCtcttgttcatctttgatcaGTTTGGAGGCATCTGTTTCACTCCAAGTCCCACTGGATCCGATCTTGCGGAGAAAGCGTTTACCATTGGGGCTCGCCTTCTTGAGTTCAGTGAAAAAGTACAAGTCTTGGTTGAACAACTCATGTCCCCCATACATTTCCCAGATTTTCCAAGGTTCTGTGCTTCCGAAAAGATCAAAATCTCGCACAATGCCTCTGTGTCTGTCTAATGTTGATGCTTCGGTCACCTTCTTGCGGAGGAAGTAACTTATCAGCTCTTGATCAGTGGGGTGGAACCTGAAACCCACAGGTATACGAGTCATTGACAATGCAATAGATTCTTCGAAATATAATGGTTTGTCCTTCCTCTCCTTTCCCGCCTTGATGTTCTGTCGGAGTCGGCAAAGTACATAGTATTCAGAGTTCATAGGATCAAGACTATATTCTTCCAAATACCAAGAACCATTTTGGTCAGACCCTTTATTCTCATATCGAAACTTCCTCTTTTGTCCAATTTTTTGCCTAGTTATTTCCGATTCAATATCTTTTCCAGGTTCACCTTCACTCCAAGTTCCACCAGATCCAACCTTGCGATTAATGCGTGAACCATCGGGGTTCACCATCTTTGGCTTTGTGAAAAAGTACATGTCCTGGTCTAACTGTTCCGATCCGCCAAACCTTTTCCAAATCTGCCACGGTTCTTCATCACCATACAGGTCACGTTCACGAATAATCTTGTTGTAATTGTAGATCGCCGTTGGTGGCACTTTTGCAGTTATGCATACATTGTTCTTTATCTTGAGGAAGTAACTGATCAGTTCTTCATCAGTTGGGAGGAACTTGACACCCAGAAGAACAGGAGGCATTTACAATTTGTTTTGTTATCCTGTAGAGCACGTTGGTGCTTCTTCGAGTTGGAGggcataaaaattaataaattaataaaataatttatttgtatCGCACAGATcgtatgtatttatataactGCAAACAAAGAGGTCTAATCTGCATGAACTAGGAGACAGTTACATAATTCAGCTAGCAATTTCGCAAAGATTAGGAATACTAGTCTTACTAGATGTCTGTGGAAAGCACATAATGATTAGAACATCTCTAATCTTATCCAAATATGGTAAATGATTTTGAGGAATGTCAAACCgactattttgtcgaattagaATAGGAAGATGTATCTTAAGAAATCCTAATTAGaatatgaaaatatttatCACACGTAATGTATAGATTAGAGTAAACTGCTATTTTTGTtagaaaaaccaaaattaaAGTTTATTTAAAGTCAATTTCCTCATAACGATTAGAACATCTCTAATCATATCCAAATATGGTAAATGGTATTGAGGAATGTCAAACCGACTAGTTTCTCGAACTAGAATAGGAAAATGTATCTTAGGAAATCCTAATAAGAATAGGAAAATATTTGTCACACATATAGACGGTCTTGCTAGAGTAAATAGCTATTTTGTTAGAAAAACCAGAAATAAAGTTTATCAGAAATCAACTTCCTTGTACGTAGAGAAATCAGATTAGGAAAATGGATCTTACGAAAGTCTCCTCAAGAAATCCTAACTAGAATTAGTagaataagaaaaagagatttgttccgggagagttattattctacccttatgtgtgtcttagtctaTTTAGGTTTCCTTATTGGAGTAGATTATGCTTTATGTAATTGATATGAATCCCTGATTCATCGGGATACTCcatgtaatgcttatatataggtctcattatcaatcaataaaaaagtttggttatgttcttttatgttgttattattctcgtttcgttcctcctcaaaCACATTATCATGTACTTTGTTCTGAAGTGTCTGAGCGACGAGGTCACCAGTAATATTAACCTAAGCcctgaaattttttttcagaCAATCTCCTTTTCTTAGCATCACCGGGATCTAGAGAAGACACCGAACAAATTGTTGTCGGAAGAGAAAATAGAGAGAGAAATCCAAAATCGCAAGTACTATGGGCACCCAAAAATTTTCTCTGGGCACCCAAGCTCCTTCTCCGATCAATCTGCTATCCTTCATGGCTACGGACCCGAGTTTGCAGTCCTGACTTGATTGCTTGATACCGCTTCGAGCTTGCAAACCAAACCACGACGCGACCTGGAGTCCTCCGCCTCAAATCGACGCTGCCTTGCTGCGCGTCCGCACCTTGGACCTTGCAACAACCTCGTCCGACCGCGTCGCCTCACTGTCCTCGATCCTCGTCGAGCCTCCTTGACGCCAAGCCTGGCTCGTTGACAACCCACAAAGGTCTACCCGATGATGAATTGACGCTGCCCTACTTCGTAGACGAGCTCGCCCCAGATTTTTGGATTTCGATCCGTTTCTTTGGATCCCACCCAACCTTGACCCGGTTTTCACTCCAGGCTGACCTAACCCAGCTTTGGGCCTTCTACTAGCCCAGATGTTACTTTGGGCTTCCGGCCCCACCGAGCCCACTAAGCCTCTTTGGCTCTAAATTCTATATTTTATCTTTCCTTTTCCTATTCAATTttaatcatttatttgcacgttttagTTTTataactatgtttcacgtgcttgtataggaaaagtgatcactcgtcgtactatggtggagacattcatgccgagatggacgatacttttgtcatctacacgCGATTTTGATCGTATACTTAAAAgttttttatgtcatcggacgaagatcgaaaatgaattcatcaagcagctTTTCTACATGAAGATATTTGAAGACCAATAAATAAGCTTTTCttaaagtttctatttttgaacataaatatagaaattattGGGCGTTATTAACAttcttcatgtctcttttccagcctttcttataacgccgatgagaccaaagagggttATGATTCCTCtcttttccggcatattttcAACATTATTTGTTGAAGTATTTTCCAGTCATAGTTTCattcggttttgagttatttggacatggttttccggttatcttttccggttttctccaagttatttcatagctcaaacgctTTGTTTATTGGTGACTACCCGCatcaattggatggtttttaaccccctaattgtttggtattcaactactccaataccatgtttttctaactcttaagttgaagaatgtagttctatttcCATGTGATACTTTCGATAGGATTAGACtatttgttttcaatcctCTTTCTTACAATGTCCTACGGGGTATTGCTTGGAATTGTTGCtcgtgtcgctgactctcttaatttattttgatgcTGTCGCGTGGTGAAGtcgagtgtcttgctgattgcgtaaccacccacactgttctACGGGAcaagtagttgttttacggatctcgtgcggagattttgttctatatcttcgtgccttgctatgTTTTAAAAGCCATACATGTCAATAATTTTCATTTGCATAcgtatgttgagaatggagagaaaTATCTTTGTCAAAAATTCAGAAATTGGTCCCGCAGCTGCCTTGCACGGCTCTGTTGCCCCGCAGCTGCTCCCGTGGCAGCCCCTGCAGATGGCTTGCACGGCCCTGCATCCCCTGCAGCCTTGTAGCTGCCCCGCATGCTCCCTCTTATTGTCAATCTTCTCATGTGAAGACTCCAATTGAGcatattccattcttacaacgtatttaAGATGCATTTGTGGACTTATTCAACACAAAATGCGAACCTTCTaagtattttatggtattggttgatgcaacGATGCGCTgttcacacgtcgctttgctttccacaaggaatACCGCATTttctaagtttttagctatgatcatcatactaagggttCACCACCCTTCCATCCTCTCTAATATTTTTTGATTTGATACCGTCGGAGAGTTCACCGCTAAgacctttgatgatttcattttgcatgtctactcGGCTCGTCGTTAAACATATATTCTTCATGTTCATTCATAGTACGATCCAGCAGAGCTCGAACTTTATTATGGGTACTAACTTACCGGtctttgcatggggatatgtaatgttgttgcatgcagcggcacttattcgtttcaaaCCTACAACttaccaagcgtttagtgtgTATCAGATGGTTACGAGATACAATCCCaatgttcttttcactaacgcctatttggttaagttgtttatgtgcctcaattttagtatctcaaTGGTTCTAACGCacttatgaatcaccaacacttgtccgctagtCTGAATCTATAACCATGGATCTTTATCCTGTGATactagcagacggtcactttgatgagacatacttcccgtcattagggggagatatggaatgctcacattccggttttaacgccaggaattgacgtggtgtggaaCTATGTCTAATTAAGATCCCACACTGCTCTGAGTAAGCATGAAGTGCAatgcattatcgacctccagaaagtcaaagattcgatgctcaatgattTTACCGATAAtgtgaaagtgacgagatcgcacataaatgctgtgatgtattggtaaggttggaactctcagcatatagaagaatttcatatgacctggttcgaccaccgttggcaccattcctgacagtgggaaggaagccggcgatgacaCCATTGtacgttgtggtgttgtcAGCGCCCGTGATATTGCACCagaaaacaagggcggcaaacgcaaagatggactagtaaatgtcatagcttcggtcttggctcctacctagatgggggggggggagaccATTAGTCTCTGAAATCCTAAACCAGAATGAAGTGAGGTGCGTAGACACAAGTTAACTAAGTttatgtgggacgctacagactccttttatttatgttcgagaacaaaagaaatctcTCAATTGATCGTATAAGCGCGCGTAGGTTAATgaattgatctcccatgattgatgatgtattcgcttatgcttttattccgttgtaaagtatcaacgatgagcaacttgactgaagtggaaagaatcaacacaggttgaactagacttgttattttAGTCATCGTTCGTAAacgtaatgagaaagatgaagtcatgcgatattcGCATGACTTATGGCACAAAGATTgcctcattatcctagtattgactacgatgagttatattctctcgttatggacataattatTTTCCGCTACTTAATCAGTAGtggtgtccatgaaaactaatttgcagcatatgatagtggttatAACATATCTGTATAGGGATCTTGACACATATATGGAAGTGCCAGAAGGACCTTAATTGCTTgattaaatgcctccagaccaagGAAAGCTTATGcagtcagattgcgacgttcgagagaacgtagtacaatcggttgcaagaacttatacccatatgtgttcatatgaaagctaattctatACTCTATATTCCGTCTAAGTTAAGATGAGAAAGAGTTTCAATGAGTTATaggttcatatatatatagtgttgttgggacactattgctttcattattatgtgattaactatgcgcctatggatcgtcattggacttgaattgttcttttgacatggttttagTTCTACAcgtagtgaaccaacacaaatcatatccacaccaacgcgaCAAATAGCTCCAACAACacacgccttggtgtagcagttgACACTGGCAGCGTAGAGGATGTGTACGGTTCTGTCTCGGActaaaatcagtccttcattgatCCATTCCCTCATTCCATTGtaaaagacacattgaatgtgacaaatcagaatctgtccagttttgtaggtcaacttcaacaagAGATACATGACAGCCCGCATAATGAAATATGGTAAAtttagtaccgttggaaaggtctatgtgtctactttcgaGGGACatcaaccatttgttcataaatATTgcattgagtgagttatggccgttttagaaaagtatgacagttctgtccgaaaatttgcaagtcagtcaacttcgatagAGCACTGTAAACTGCTCCGgtcgaattaggttgtgagCTTTATGTCACTATAAAGCCATGGGTGTGTaatttccagaacattttatgGTTCACTAATACCTATTATGACGAAGAAATTATAGCCATTTAAGTGCATGAAAGTCATTCCACACGGGAATctaattttcattgcaaactcttgttttgagttgttatgcaatcatGTTTCCTAAAATCTAAGTTTGACAAAGTATatcatgtatgatctaaggatgtatgGATAGATTAATGATTCATCATTAGACCAAGACTACTTttaagaagcatgtaatgaacgttgtatacgttgttttttgtactccatgattatgacactagtCAGAGGGAGTTATTTCATAGACTTTAGGGAAaatctacctcacatgatgctattaAATTTAGATAGtatgttgtgctctttttctccttcaatcaagtttttgttttcatccaagaggtttttattttgcttgacaaggtt contains:
- the LOC126796992 gene encoding uncharacterized protein LOC126796992, which encodes MPPVLLGVKFLPTDEELISYFLKIKNNVCITAKVPPTAIYNYNKIIRERDLYGDEEPWQIWKRFGGSEQLDQDMYFFTKPKMVNPDGSRINRKVGSGGTWSEGEPGKDIESEITRQKIGQKRKFRYENKGSDQNGSWYLEEYSLDPMNSEYYVLCRLRQNIKAGKERKDKPLYFEESIALSMTRIPVGFRFHPTDQELISYFLRKKVTEASTLDRHRGIVRDFDLFGSTEPWKIWEMYGGHELFNQDLYFFTELKKASPNGKRFLRKIGSSGTWSETDASKLIKDEQEQKDIGRRRKLRYESKSSKHHGHWYLDEYSLLDSELDYVICRLRKNDKSSEWNVNKRKYSAWQQLKELKLLTGTNENPRRKQSNAMMNMTNIKKNLPDQPLAPAVTSDCCKKFKLFGVEIRL